A window from Candidatus Neomarinimicrobiota bacterium encodes these proteins:
- the rpoB gene encoding DNA-directed RNA polymerase subunit beta → MPNLLDIQLESIREFLQLHLSPQQRSNVGLNQVFNNLFPIEDSHGNYLLEYVSYSVGNAKYTVDECVERGVSYELPLKVKLRLHVAEEDADKGEYSDTIEQDIFFGNIPMMTDRGTFIINGAERVIVSQLQRSPGVFFDDNVHPNGTKLFTARIIPFRGSWIDFTTDIYDALYVIIDRRRKFPVTTLLRALGFPNNEDILEAFDLLQEKKLTKAGIKKVAGKFLAADVVDTETGEVLAEWGKPYDIEDVEEWADAGIEKVTVLEAQDELVAELLLNTLKKDQSDDEESALEIIYQNVRSSEPPNIDTARKFVDRMFFSEKKYDLGEVGRYRINKKFDQDVSLEQTTLMKDDFITILNHLIKMRLGMAETDDIDHLGNRRVRTVGEQMANQFTIALTRMSRTIKERMNMRDTENLTPKDLVNSRIVSSVINSFFGTSQLSQFMDQTNPLAELTHKRRLSALGPGGLTRERAGFEVRDVHYTHYGRLCPIETPEGPNIGLISSLATYAKVNRLGFIETPYRKVFSDNGSTKVTNDIDYLSADDEGRVTIAQANAPVDEKGQFISDSVRARIRGEFIKIEPEDVGYQDVSPNQIVSAAAALIPFLEHDDANRALMGSNMQRQAVPLLMPETPIVGTGLEKRVAVDSKAVVTSDVDGEITSVDSNHITIKKTNPERKDEDITFAEQDDLVTYNMHKFMRTNQDTAVNQKPLVDKGDKVKAGDAIADGCATEKGELALGRNVLVAFMPWRGYNFEDAIAVSERCVKDDVFTSVHIKEVEMEVRDTKRGEEELTREIPNVSEEATRNLDENGLVRVGAEVEPGDILIGKVTPKGETDPTPEEKLLRAIFGEKAGEVKDASKKADPGVSGVVVETKLFNRRTSESRKEEQRKVEQIKKEGERRKEQLADRRIQKILNFVDGMETIGIKDKAGKSLLRAGATLNEENLRGINLDDVGIEYPWVDDEEKSKKIQQIFENYEEAYASIEEDVEKEIYKLKVGDELQPGVLQLAKVYIASKRKIAVGDKMAGRHGNKGVIATVVPEEDMPFMEDGTPVDILLNPLGVPSRMNLGQLYETMLGWAGEALGVHFSSPVFDGASLDDVHEKLKEAGLPEDSKVQLIDGITGEHFDNPVTVGQIYMMKLSHMIEDKMHSRSTGPYSLITQQPLGGKAQFGGQRFGEMEVWALEAYGAAHTLREMLTVKSDDVEGRSRVYNAIVKGENLPPFGVPESFNVLLRELQGLGIDIELN, encoded by the coding sequence ATGCCAAACTTGCTCGATATCCAGTTGGAGTCAATTCGGGAATTTCTGCAGCTCCACCTGTCCCCCCAGCAGCGGAGTAACGTGGGACTGAACCAGGTCTTTAACAATCTGTTTCCCATTGAAGACAGCCACGGAAATTACTTGCTGGAATATGTAAGCTATTCCGTCGGGAACGCAAAATATACAGTTGATGAGTGTGTGGAACGTGGCGTTAGCTACGAACTGCCGCTGAAAGTCAAACTCCGCTTGCACGTGGCCGAAGAGGACGCGGACAAGGGAGAGTACAGTGATACCATCGAGCAGGATATATTCTTCGGAAATATTCCAATGATGACGGATCGCGGTACATTCATCATTAACGGAGCCGAACGTGTAATCGTGAGTCAGCTCCAGCGGTCACCCGGTGTCTTCTTTGATGACAATGTCCATCCCAACGGAACAAAACTCTTCACAGCCCGGATTATTCCGTTCCGCGGATCCTGGATCGATTTTACTACTGATATATACGACGCCCTGTATGTGATTATTGATCGTCGTAGGAAATTCCCGGTGACTACGCTGTTGCGTGCGCTTGGTTTTCCGAATAATGAGGACATCCTGGAGGCGTTTGATCTCCTGCAAGAGAAAAAACTTACCAAAGCCGGCATTAAAAAAGTGGCCGGCAAATTCCTGGCTGCGGATGTGGTTGATACAGAAACGGGCGAAGTACTTGCTGAATGGGGGAAGCCCTATGACATCGAAGATGTAGAGGAATGGGCGGACGCCGGTATCGAAAAGGTCACCGTGCTGGAAGCGCAAGATGAACTAGTTGCCGAACTGTTGCTGAATACGCTGAAGAAAGATCAATCCGATGACGAGGAATCGGCGCTGGAAATCATTTACCAGAACGTACGATCCAGCGAACCACCGAATATCGATACCGCGCGGAAATTCGTCGATCGGATGTTCTTCTCAGAGAAGAAATACGATCTCGGCGAAGTAGGCCGGTACCGCATAAATAAGAAATTCGATCAGGATGTATCTCTGGAGCAAACCACGTTGATGAAGGATGATTTCATTACCATCCTGAATCATCTGATCAAGATGCGGCTCGGGATGGCGGAGACCGATGATATTGATCATCTGGGCAACCGTCGTGTGCGAACGGTCGGCGAACAGATGGCGAACCAGTTTACCATCGCGTTGACCCGGATGAGCCGGACTATCAAAGAACGTATGAATATGCGCGATACGGAAAATCTGACACCGAAGGATTTGGTGAATTCCCGGATCGTGAGTTCGGTGATCAACTCTTTCTTTGGAACGAGTCAGCTGTCGCAATTCATGGATCAGACGAATCCGCTGGCCGAATTAACGCATAAGCGACGTCTGTCGGCACTTGGGCCAGGTGGGCTGACCCGGGAACGCGCCGGCTTTGAGGTGCGTGATGTGCACTATACCCATTATGGTCGCCTCTGTCCGATTGAAACGCCGGAGGGCCCGAACATCGGTTTGATCTCTTCGCTGGCAACCTATGCCAAGGTCAACCGTCTCGGCTTTATCGAGACACCCTACCGGAAGGTCTTTTCCGATAACGGGTCGACGAAGGTCACTAACGATATCGACTACCTCTCTGCGGACGACGAAGGCCGGGTAACGATTGCACAGGCGAATGCGCCTGTGGATGAGAAGGGGCAATTCATCAGTGACTCGGTACGTGCGCGGATCCGGGGAGAATTTATCAAAATCGAGCCGGAAGACGTGGGCTATCAGGATGTTTCGCCGAATCAGATTGTGAGTGCTGCAGCCGCACTGATTCCGTTCCTGGAACATGATGATGCAAACCGTGCTCTGATGGGGTCAAACATGCAGCGTCAGGCCGTGCCGCTTTTAATGCCGGAAACTCCTATTGTCGGAACCGGTCTTGAGAAGCGCGTTGCAGTGGATTCCAAAGCTGTCGTGACCTCTGATGTAGACGGCGAAATCACTAGTGTCGATTCCAACCATATTACTATTAAAAAGACAAATCCTGAGCGCAAAGATGAAGATATCACCTTTGCCGAACAGGATGACCTTGTCACGTATAATATGCATAAATTTATGCGGACGAATCAGGATACCGCTGTCAATCAGAAACCACTGGTGGATAAAGGCGACAAGGTGAAAGCCGGTGATGCCATTGCTGATGGATGCGCAACTGAAAAAGGCGAACTGGCGCTTGGTCGAAACGTGCTCGTGGCTTTTATGCCATGGCGCGGATATAACTTCGAGGATGCCATCGCCGTCAGTGAGCGGTGTGTCAAGGATGACGTGTTCACCTCGGTGCATATCAAAGAGGTGGAGATGGAAGTCCGTGACACCAAGCGCGGGGAAGAAGAACTGACCCGCGAGATTCCCAATGTCAGCGAGGAAGCCACCCGGAACCTGGACGAAAATGGTCTGGTGCGGGTCGGTGCTGAGGTTGAGCCTGGCGATATCCTCATTGGAAAAGTGACGCCGAAGGGCGAAACGGATCCCACGCCGGAAGAGAAATTGCTTCGAGCGATCTTTGGCGAAAAAGCCGGTGAAGTGAAGGATGCATCCAAAAAAGCCGATCCCGGCGTCAGCGGCGTCGTTGTCGAGACCAAACTGTTTAATCGCCGGACCAGTGAGTCCAGGAAGGAAGAGCAGCGCAAGGTTGAGCAGATCAAGAAAGAGGGCGAACGCCGGAAAGAGCAGTTGGCGGATAGACGAATCCAGAAAATTCTCAACTTCGTTGACGGCATGGAGACAATTGGGATTAAAGACAAAGCTGGCAAGAGCCTGTTGCGTGCCGGTGCAACGTTGAACGAAGAGAACCTGCGCGGCATCAATCTGGACGATGTTGGGATTGAATATCCGTGGGTCGATGACGAGGAAAAGAGCAAAAAGATCCAGCAGATCTTTGAAAACTATGAAGAAGCCTATGCCAGCATCGAAGAGGATGTTGAAAAAGAGATTTACAAGCTTAAAGTTGGCGACGAATTACAACCCGGGGTTCTGCAGCTGGCGAAGGTTTATATTGCCAGCAAGCGGAAAATCGCCGTTGGAGATAAAATGGCCGGACGGCACGGAAATAAGGGCGTAATCGCAACCGTGGTACCTGAAGAGGACATGCCATTTATGGAAGACGGAACACCGGTGGACATTCTGCTGAATCCGCTGGGTGTGCCATCGCGAATGAACCTTGGTCAACTTTACGAAACTATGCTGGGTTGGGCAGGCGAAGCATTGGGAGTTCACTTTTCTTCGCCGGTCTTCGACGGTGCTTCGCTGGACGATGTCCACGAAAAGCTCAAAGAAGCCGGACTGCCTGAAGACAGCAAGGTTCAGCTCATCGATGGGATTACGGGTGAACATTTTGATAACCCTGTGACGGTGGGACAAATTTATATGATGAAGCTCTCGCACATGATCGAGGACAAGATGCACTCGCGCTCGACCGGCCCGTACTCGCTGATTACCCAGCAGCCGCTGGGCGGTAAGGCGCAGTTCGGTGGTCAGCGATTCGGAGAGATGGAAGTCTGGGCATTGGAAGCATACGGTGCGGCACATACGTTGCGCGAAATGCTGACGGTGAAATCGGATGATGTGGAAGGTCGCTCCCGCGTGTACAACGCTATTGTGAAAGGTGAGAACCTGCCACCGTTCGGTGTGCCCGAGTCGTTTAATGTGCTCCTGCGTGAACTTCAAGGACTCGGTATTGATATCGAGTTGAATTAA
- the rplL gene encoding 50S ribosomal protein L7/L12 yields MAEITRDDVLSYLEEANMLEISELIDAIEEKFGVTAAAPVAVAGGGAGGGEAAEEEKDEFDVVLAGAGSQKIQVIKVVRSLTNLGLKEAKELVDNAPNPIKEAVTKEEAEDIKSQLEEVGAEVELK; encoded by the coding sequence ATGGCTGAAATTACACGCGATGATGTCCTCAGCTATCTAGAAGAAGCGAACATGCTTGAAATCTCAGAACTCATTGATGCCATAGAAGAAAAATTTGGCGTTACTGCTGCAGCACCTGTGGCTGTCGCTGGCGGAGGAGCCGGTGGTGGTGAGGCCGCTGAAGAAGAAAAAGATGAGTTTGATGTTGTCCTGGCAGGCGCCGGATCGCAGAAGATTCAGGTGATTAAGGTGGTCCGTTCCCTGACCAATCTTGGGCTGAAGGAAGCCAAGGAACTGGTCGATAACGCCCCGAATCCCATCAAGGAAGCGGTAACCAAGGAAGAAGCAGAAGACATCAAGAGTCAGCTGGAAGAAGTAGGCGCAGAAGTTGAACTGAAATAG
- the rplJ gene encoding 50S ribosomal protein L10 gives MPSAEKEQFVAEIQEKFAESSGIYFTDFLGLNVEQVNDLRSKFFEASVEYKVVKNRLTKISAKEAGYDNVDDLLTGPTAIAFTKDDPVAPAKILTDFAKENEQISLKGGIFEGERIELDRMNAIANLPSHEELLQKLLGGLQSPMRNLVSTLNASMQNLTFALAQLKEQKNQ, from the coding sequence ATGCCAAGTGCAGAAAAAGAACAGTTTGTAGCGGAAATTCAGGAAAAGTTTGCTGAATCCAGCGGCATTTATTTCACGGATTTCCTCGGATTAAATGTCGAGCAGGTGAATGATCTGCGGAGCAAGTTCTTCGAGGCGTCAGTTGAGTACAAAGTCGTGAAAAACCGCCTGACGAAGATCTCAGCAAAAGAGGCAGGATACGACAACGTTGACGATTTGCTGACCGGCCCGACGGCCATTGCCTTTACCAAGGATGATCCGGTGGCGCCAGCGAAGATTCTGACGGATTTTGCCAAAGAGAACGAACAGATTTCCCTGAAGGGCGGAATTTTCGAAGGGGAGCGAATCGAATTAGATCGAATGAACGCGATCGCGAACCTGCCGTCGCACGAAGAATTATTGCAAAAATTACTGGGCGGATTGCAGTCACCCATGCGGAATCTGGTAAGCACGCTGAACGCGTCTATGCAGAATCTGACATTTGCCCTGGCTCAACTAAAAGAACAAAAAAATCAATAG
- the rplA gene encoding 50S ribosomal protein L1 has protein sequence MKRSKRYNQAVETFNRNEEYPVDKGVMLLKQSATANFDETVELSVNLGVDPKHADQIVRGTVTLPNGTGKDVKVLVLAKGPAATEAEEAGADYVGLDEYIEKIQEGWTEMDVVIATPDVMGQVGKLGRVLGPRGLMPNPKSGTVTTDVAKTVEEMKAGKIEFRVDRYGIIHSIIGKASFESPELVENVKAFIGTLLRMRPAAAKGQYLRKVTISSTMGPGIKLDRSSVVK, from the coding sequence ATGAAGAGAAGCAAACGATATAACCAGGCGGTTGAGACCTTTAACCGGAACGAGGAATATCCCGTAGATAAAGGCGTAATGCTCCTGAAGCAGTCCGCAACCGCAAATTTTGATGAAACGGTGGAGCTGAGTGTGAACCTTGGGGTTGATCCCAAGCACGCCGATCAGATTGTTCGGGGGACAGTCACACTGCCAAACGGAACCGGAAAAGATGTGAAAGTATTGGTGCTGGCGAAGGGTCCAGCCGCAACCGAAGCGGAAGAAGCCGGTGCGGATTACGTTGGCCTGGACGAGTATATTGAGAAGATCCAGGAAGGCTGGACGGAAATGGATGTGGTTATCGCCACCCCGGATGTGATGGGGCAGGTCGGGAAACTCGGCCGGGTGCTTGGTCCGCGGGGCTTGATGCCGAATCCGAAAAGCGGAACGGTGACGACTGACGTAGCAAAGACGGTGGAGGAAATGAAGGCCGGCAAGATTGAATTCCGGGTGGACCGATATGGCATTATTCATTCTATCATCGGGAAGGCATCCTTCGAATCGCCGGAGCTGGTCGAAAATGTGAAGGCATTTATCGGTACGCTGCTGCGGATGCGTCCGGCAGCCGCCAAAGGACAGTATTTACGAAAGGTAACTATTTCCTCGACTATGGGGCCCGGCATTAAACTGGACCGCTCATCGGTGGTTAAATAG
- the rplK gene encoding 50S ribosomal protein L11 has protein sequence MAKKVIANVKLQIPAGQANPSPPVGPALGQHGVNIMEFCKAFNAKTQDQGGLIIPVELTVYADRSFSFITKTPPAAVLLKKAAKIEKGSGVPNTEKVGAVTMKDLEDIAETKMEDLNAHTIEQAVKIIAGTARSMGLVVEG, from the coding sequence ATGGCCAAGAAAGTAATAGCAAACGTCAAACTCCAGATTCCCGCCGGACAGGCGAACCCGTCGCCGCCTGTTGGACCGGCACTGGGGCAGCATGGTGTGAATATTATGGAGTTTTGCAAAGCGTTTAATGCCAAAACCCAGGATCAGGGCGGGCTGATTATCCCTGTGGAACTCACGGTCTATGCCGATCGGTCTTTCTCATTTATTACCAAAACACCGCCGGCAGCTGTTTTGCTAAAGAAAGCGGCAAAGATTGAAAAGGGATCCGGTGTCCCCAATACCGAAAAGGTGGGGGCGGTGACGATGAAAGATTTGGAAGATATTGCTGAAACGAAGATGGAAGATTTAAATGCTCATACGATTGAGCAGGCAGTGAAAATTATCGCTGGGACGGCCCGGAGTATGGGGCTCGTCGTAGAAGGCTAA
- the nusG gene encoding transcription termination/antitermination protein NusG — protein MDWFAIRGYSGKEKKIRDVILSEAEREGLEDMIDDVMVPSENVVEMRDGKKRVRDKVFFPGYVLVKMELTKETQYLIENTPGVLNFVGPKGEPQPLRDEEVKRILGEVEEKEGKEVVETPFKVGDAIKVVDGPFVDFNGFVEEVNEEKQKVKVRVSIFGRPTPVELDYLQVELEK, from the coding sequence ATGGACTGGTTTGCCATAAGAGGGTATTCCGGAAAAGAGAAGAAGATCCGTGATGTGATTCTGTCTGAAGCCGAGCGTGAAGGGCTGGAGGATATGATCGACGATGTAATGGTCCCTTCCGAGAACGTCGTGGAAATGCGGGACGGAAAAAAGCGGGTACGGGATAAAGTCTTTTTCCCGGGATATGTTTTGGTCAAGATGGAGTTGACGAAAGAAACTCAATATTTAATTGAAAATACTCCCGGGGTCCTCAACTTTGTCGGACCGAAGGGGGAGCCGCAGCCGTTGCGGGATGAAGAAGTGAAGCGGATTCTCGGTGAAGTTGAAGAAAAAGAGGGGAAAGAGGTTGTTGAGACTCCTTTCAAGGTCGGAGATGCAATCAAAGTAGTTGATGGCCCCTTTGTAGACTTCAACGGATTTGTGGAAGAGGTCAACGAAGAAAAACAGAAGGTAAAAGTCCGGGTCAGCATCTTTGGACGTCCCACCCCGGTTGAATTAGACTATCTACAAGTAGAATTGGAAAAATAG
- the secE gene encoding preprotein translocase subunit SecE produces MIEKIQNYIQEVIFEFKKVSWPAWEELKGSTIVVLLLTLFFAVLLFITDFILSRIMSLILGA; encoded by the coding sequence ATGATTGAAAAAATTCAGAATTACATCCAGGAGGTCATCTTCGAATTTAAGAAGGTTTCATGGCCTGCCTGGGAAGAATTAAAAGGTTCGACAATCGTAGTGCTTTTATTGACACTGTTTTTTGCGGTCTTGTTGTTCATAACAGATTTTATTTTGTCTCGTATAATGAGCCTGATTTTAGGGGCGTAA
- the rpmG gene encoding 50S ribosomal protein L33, translated as MRTIVTLECSECNNRNYTTDKNKQTHPERVEYKKYCRFCREHTTHKETR; from the coding sequence ATGCGAACAATCGTCACACTCGAGTGCTCTGAGTGCAACAATCGGAACTATACAACCGATAAGAATAAACAGACGCACCCGGAGCGAGTGGAGTATAAAAAATACTGCCGCTTCTGTCGGGAACACACGACACATAAAGAAACTCGATAA
- the tuf gene encoding elongation factor Tu: MSKQKFERTKPHVNVGTIGHVDHGKTTLTAALTLYLSGQGLAEIRDFDSIDNAPEEKERGITIATAHVEYESANRHYAHVDCPGHADYIKNMITGAAQMDGAILVVSAADGPMPQTREHILLARQVGVPNIVVFMNKTDQVDDPELLELVELELRELLSEYDFPGDDIPIVKGSALEALSNPDDADATAPMQELIEALDDYIPEPERDTDRSFLMPVEDVFSITGRGTVGTGRIERGIVHVGDEVEVIGLGGHKTTVVTGVEMFRKMLDEGQAGDNVGLLLRGIDKEWLQRGMVCAEPGSITPHTKFKAEVYVLKKEEGGRHTPFFQGYRPQFYFRTTDVTGSVNLPEGVEMVMPGDKVNMDVELIAPIAMEEGLRFAIREGGHTVGAGVVTDIVE; encoded by the coding sequence ATGTCGAAACAGAAATTTGAACGGACCAAACCCCATGTGAACGTGGGGACGATTGGCCATGTAGATCACGGGAAGACGACGCTGACGGCGGCGTTGACACTGTATCTATCCGGCCAGGGGCTGGCGGAGATCCGCGATTTTGACAGTATCGATAACGCGCCGGAAGAAAAAGAGCGCGGGATCACTATCGCGACCGCCCACGTGGAATACGAAAGCGCCAACCGGCACTACGCCCACGTGGACTGTCCGGGACACGCCGATTACATCAAAAACATGATTACCGGGGCAGCCCAGATGGACGGCGCCATTCTGGTCGTGAGCGCCGCCGACGGTCCCATGCCGCAGACCCGGGAGCACATTCTGCTGGCACGGCAGGTGGGCGTCCCGAATATCGTGGTCTTTATGAATAAAACGGACCAGGTGGACGATCCGGAATTGCTGGAACTGGTGGAGTTGGAACTCCGGGAACTGTTGAGTGAGTATGATTTCCCCGGGGATGATATTCCGATTGTGAAGGGTAGCGCGCTGGAAGCGCTGAGCAATCCGGACGATGCAGACGCCACCGCCCCGATGCAGGAACTGATTGAGGCGCTGGATGATTACATTCCCGAGCCGGAACGCGACACCGACCGGTCGTTTTTGATGCCGGTCGAGGACGTCTTCTCAATTACCGGACGTGGCACCGTGGGTACCGGTCGAATCGAGCGCGGTATTGTGCATGTGGGTGACGAAGTCGAAGTGATTGGGCTCGGCGGCCACAAGACGACGGTCGTGACTGGGGTGGAAATGTTCCGAAAGATGCTGGACGAAGGCCAGGCCGGCGATAACGTGGGGCTGTTGCTGCGCGGGATCGACAAGGAATGGCTGCAGCGCGGTATGGTCTGTGCGGAGCCGGGCAGTATTACGCCGCATACGAAATTCAAGGCGGAAGTGTATGTCCTGAAAAAAGAAGAGGGGGGACGCCATACCCCGTTCTTTCAGGGCTACCGGCCGCAGTTTTACTTCCGGACGACGGATGTAACAGGCTCGGTGAATCTGCCGGAAGGCGTGGAAATGGTGATGCCGGGCGACAAGGTGAATATGGACGTGGAACTGATTGCACCGATTGCCATGGAAGAAGGGCTCCGGTTCGCGATTCGGGAAGGCGGCCACACCGTTGGCGCTGGCGTCGTGACGGATATTGTCGAGTAA
- the cysS gene encoding cysteine--tRNA ligase has protein sequence MIMLQFYNTLTRKKEAFIPIEEDTVKMYTCGPTVYNYAHIGNYRAYIFEDLLRRYLRYKGYEVNQVMNVTDVDDKIIRDANTENIDFKEFTAPYKKAFFEDLDALRIEPAEHYPEATQHIEEMVALVEQLLEKGYAYKTDDGSIYYSVEKFEEYGQLANMDPDEMQHSERVEADEYDKESIRDFALWKAWKPEDGDIYWETSLGKGRPGWHIECSAMSTNYLGTHFDIHTGGVDNIFPHHENEIAQSQAATGDQFVNYWLHCEHLIVDGEKMSKSLGNFYNLREVIEKGNDPEIIRYVLLSTHYRQKLNFTWEKVREAESAVQRLRNIVTHLEAVSREGEGDILGLLENSAAEFESALDDDLNIAGALGAVFTLVKELNSRIVEEAITKSMAQNALKYLREFDTVLDVLEPSGADEEIPDEVEQLADERSQARADKDYEKADRLRDKIDALGYVVEDTPDGVIIKQKKQENS, from the coding sequence ATAATTATGCTTCAGTTTTACAATACGCTGACCAGAAAAAAAGAAGCATTTATCCCCATTGAAGAAGATACCGTTAAGATGTACACCTGCGGTCCTACAGTTTATAACTATGCGCATATCGGAAATTATCGGGCCTATATATTTGAGGATCTCTTGCGGCGGTATCTGAGATATAAGGGATATGAGGTAAACCAAGTGATGAATGTCACCGACGTGGATGACAAGATTATTCGGGATGCCAATACAGAGAACATAGATTTCAAAGAGTTTACCGCCCCGTACAAGAAGGCATTTTTCGAAGATTTGGATGCGCTCCGAATCGAACCAGCGGAGCATTATCCGGAAGCTACCCAGCACATTGAAGAAATGGTGGCGCTGGTTGAGCAGCTCCTGGAAAAGGGATACGCTTATAAAACTGACGACGGCTCCATTTATTATAGCGTTGAGAAATTTGAAGAATACGGGCAGCTGGCGAATATGGATCCGGACGAAATGCAGCATTCCGAGCGCGTGGAAGCGGACGAATACGACAAGGAGAGTATCCGCGATTTTGCGCTTTGGAAGGCATGGAAACCGGAGGATGGCGACATCTACTGGGAAACTTCGCTGGGAAAAGGCCGTCCGGGCTGGCATATCGAGTGCTCCGCCATGTCAACGAATTATCTCGGGACGCACTTCGACATCCATACCGGCGGTGTGGACAATATTTTCCCGCATCACGAAAATGAAATTGCTCAAAGCCAGGCGGCCACCGGCGACCAATTCGTGAATTACTGGCTCCACTGCGAGCACCTCATCGTCGACGGCGAAAAGATGAGCAAGTCGCTGGGTAATTTTTACAACCTTCGTGAAGTCATTGAAAAAGGGAACGATCCGGAAATCATTCGGTATGTGCTGCTTTCCACACATTATCGGCAGAAACTGAACTTTACCTGGGAAAAGGTGCGCGAGGCGGAATCGGCGGTGCAGCGGCTCCGCAATATTGTAACTCATTTGGAGGCGGTTTCCAGAGAAGGAGAGGGTGATATCCTGGGTCTGCTCGAGAATTCAGCGGCAGAATTCGAGAGTGCATTGGATGACGATCTGAATATAGCCGGCGCCCTTGGGGCGGTTTTCACTCTAGTGAAGGAACTAAATAGCCGGATTGTGGAAGAGGCGATCACCAAATCTATGGCACAGAACGCGCTGAAATATCTCCGGGAGTTCGATACGGTTCTGGACGTATTGGAGCCATCGGGAGCCGATGAAGAGATACCGGATGAGGTAGAGCAACTGGCTGACGAACGGAGCCAGGCCCGCGCTGATAAGGATTACGAGAAGGCGGATCGCTTGCGGGATAAAATTGATGCTTTGGGTTACGTGGTAGAGGATACGCCGGACGGAGTCATTATCAAACAGAAAAAACAGGAAAATTCCTGA
- a CDS encoding D-alanine--D-alanine ligase — translation MKIAVYRGGTSMERDVSLNSAKFIGDTLAQMEHEVLYVDPAFSPEQFNEKSAVDYSIEGEPPSLDEIRELNHRHIFQLLLHEKVAAADFHFIGLHGGIGENGLLQGMFEHLGYQYNGPNASASAVAMDKHLTKQIMVAQGIPTAEWLMVSQSRWKENSSKVRAIIEEKFTPGIVVKPNSQGSTIGLTILHSLAGLAEALEKAFEYEDQVMVEQYIPGREITASVLGKEALPLVEIKPKHDIYDYECKYGEGMSSYEVPADLKDPETEEIQQYALRLFNSIGASGYSRVDFRLSTGGEPLCLEINTLPGMTGTSLVPKAAKAAGLTNKELLLRIIDYGQK, via the coding sequence ATGAAGATTGCAGTTTATCGTGGCGGCACATCAATGGAACGAGACGTCTCGCTCAACTCGGCAAAGTTTATCGGTGACACCCTCGCACAAATGGAACACGAAGTTTTGTACGTTGATCCGGCATTCTCCCCGGAGCAATTTAATGAGAAATCCGCAGTCGATTATTCTATAGAAGGAGAGCCACCCTCCCTGGATGAGATTCGGGAGTTGAATCATCGACATATCTTTCAGCTCTTGTTGCATGAGAAGGTGGCCGCGGCCGACTTTCATTTTATTGGACTTCACGGCGGCATTGGCGAGAATGGGTTACTCCAGGGAATGTTTGAGCATTTAGGATACCAATACAATGGACCGAACGCTTCTGCCAGCGCCGTTGCCATGGACAAGCATCTCACGAAGCAGATTATGGTCGCCCAGGGAATTCCCACAGCGGAGTGGTTGATGGTTTCACAATCCCGGTGGAAAGAAAATTCGTCGAAAGTCCGGGCAATCATCGAAGAGAAATTCACACCGGGTATTGTGGTAAAGCCCAATAGCCAGGGATCTACAATAGGGTTAACCATCTTGCATAGCCTGGCCGGATTGGCGGAGGCGCTGGAAAAAGCCTTTGAATATGAAGACCAGGTAATGGTGGAGCAATACATCCCCGGGCGGGAAATTACCGCATCCGTCCTTGGGAAGGAAGCGTTACCGCTGGTGGAAATCAAGCCTAAGCATGATATTTACGATTATGAGTGCAAATACGGCGAAGGGATGAGTTCGTACGAGGTTCCCGCCGATCTGAAGGACCCCGAAACAGAGGAAATTCAGCAGTACGCGCTCCGGTTGTTCAATAGCATCGGAGCAAGTGGATACTCCCGTGTGGACTTCCGCCTGAGTACCGGCGGTGAACCACTCTGTCTGGAAATCAATACCCTCCCCGGCATGACCGGGACCAGCCTGGTGCCCAAAGCCGCAAAAGCCGCCGGGCTGACCAATAAAGAACTGCTACTGCGAATCATTGATTACGGACAGAAATAA